The Triticum aestivum cultivar Chinese Spring chromosome 7B, IWGSC CS RefSeq v2.1, whole genome shotgun sequence genome window below encodes:
- the LOC123156995 gene encoding 60S ribosomal protein L17-2 isoform X1, protein MIFFLALRFAFSLWWVLIRCFVISCAAAKACGKDLRVHFKNTRETAFALRRMPLGKAKRYLEDVLAHKQAIPFRRYCRGVGRTAQVKNRQPNGQGRWPAKSAQFVLDLLKNAESNAEVKGLDVDNLYISHIQVNQAQKQRRRTYRAHGRINPYMSNPCHIELILSEKEEPVKKEADNVVAPRKAI, encoded by the exons ATGATTTTTTTTCTTGCTTTGCGCTTTGCCTTCTCCTTGTGGTGGGTTTTGATCCGATGTTTCGTGATTTCGTGCGCAGCGGCCAAGGCCTGTGGCAAGGATCTCAGGGTCCACTTCAAG AACACACGCGAGACAGCGTTTGCTCTTCGCAGGATGCCTTTGGGCAAGGCTAAGAGGTACCTTGAGGATGTTCTCGCCCACAAGCAAGCGATTCCCTTCCGGAGATACTGCAGAGGTGTGGGTCGTACTGCGCAAGTAAAGAACCGCCAGCCAAATGGGCAGGGTCGCTGGCCTGCAAAGTCAGCCCAGTTCGTGTTGGATTTGCTGAAGAATGCTGAGAGTAACGCTGAG GTTAAAGGCTTGGACGTCGACAACCTCTACATTTCACACATCCAGGTGAACCAAGCCCAAAAGCAGAGGCGCCGTACATACCGTGCTCATGGACGCATCAATC CTTACATGTCCAACCCCTGCCACATTGAGCTGATCTTGTCAGAGAAGGAAGAGCCAGTGAAGAAGGAG GCTGACAACGTCGTCGCACCAAGGAAAGCTATCTAA
- the LOC123156995 gene encoding 60S ribosomal protein L17-2 isoform X2 — protein sequence MVKYSRDPSNPTKSAKACGKDLRVHFKNTRETAFALRRMPLGKAKRYLEDVLAHKQAIPFRRYCRGVGRTAQVKNRQPNGQGRWPAKSAQFVLDLLKNAESNAEVKGLDVDNLYISHIQVNQAQKQRRRTYRAHGRINPYMSNPCHIELILSEKEEPVKKEADNVVAPRKAI from the exons atg GTGAAGTACTCGAGGGATCCGTCCAACCCGACCAAGT CGGCCAAGGCCTGTGGCAAGGATCTCAGGGTCCACTTCAAG AACACACGCGAGACAGCGTTTGCTCTTCGCAGGATGCCTTTGGGCAAGGCTAAGAGGTACCTTGAGGATGTTCTCGCCCACAAGCAAGCGATTCCCTTCCGGAGATACTGCAGAGGTGTGGGTCGTACTGCGCAAGTAAAGAACCGCCAGCCAAATGGGCAGGGTCGCTGGCCTGCAAAGTCAGCCCAGTTCGTGTTGGATTTGCTGAAGAATGCTGAGAGTAACGCTGAG GTTAAAGGCTTGGACGTCGACAACCTCTACATTTCACACATCCAGGTGAACCAAGCCCAAAAGCAGAGGCGCCGTACATACCGTGCTCATGGACGCATCAATC CTTACATGTCCAACCCCTGCCACATTGAGCTGATCTTGTCAGAGAAGGAAGAGCCAGTGAAGAAGGAG GCTGACAACGTCGTCGCACCAAGGAAAGCTATCTAA